The following DNA comes from Fusarium verticillioides 7600 chromosome 9, whole genome shotgun sequence.
CTGGGCACTTCTTGAAGGAAAACCCGGAGAGTTTAGATCAGAGGGCGCGCTGGACTTGCAGCCGTTTATCGATGCGGCGCATGAGGCGGGGATTTATCTCCTTGCTAGGCCGGGGCCGTATATCAATGCTGAGGTCTCGGGTGGTGGATTTCCGGGATGGTTGCAGAGGGTGAAGGGGTTTCTGAGAACGAATGCTACAGACTATTTGGAGGCGACAGATAAGTAAGTGATAAACTTTCTAGTGCAGAGCTAGTACTGACGTCGTCTAGCTATGTAGCCCAcgtcgccaagatcatcgcAGAAGCTCAAATCACCAACGGTGGACCAGTCATTCTATACCAACCTGAGAATGAGTATAGCGCTGCGCAGGGAACGCCTTTCCCCAACCATGATTACTTAAAATATGTCAATGATCAGGTTCgcaaggctggtgttgttgtgcCTCTTATCAACAACGATGCTTGGCAAGGAGGTACTGGAGCACCTGGTACAGGACCTGGCGCTGTCGATATTTACGTAGGTTCATACCGTGATAAACTGAGATACCTGCTGACATTCAAAGGGACATGACGGATATCCTGTTGGATTTGATTGCGTAAGTCTGCCAGTCTGGGTGATAGTTAAGGTGTTGACTGATGATAGGCAAACCCATACACCTGGCCCAAGGATGGTCTTCCTACGACGTGGCACGCGGAGCATCAGAAGATTAGCCCCAACACTCCATACTCAATAATCGAGGTATATACAGCTGTTCCCAGAATAGGTGGCGACTAACAGTTTGTAGTTTCAAGGCGGAGGTTTTGATCCACCAGGAGGCGGCGGCTTCGACAATTGCTATGAGCTCACTAACCACGAGTTCGCTCGCATTTTCTACAAGAACAaccttgctgctggtgtcaccatcttcaatatTTACATGGTAAGCCATTTATACTCAATCAGTATGCCATGGACATGATGACTAACAGCATAGACTTGGGGCGGTACTAACTGGGGTAACCTTGGCCACTCGGATGGCTATACCTCCTACGACTATGGAGCAGTGAGTAACTTGCCACAAAACAAGGCACGATACACTTACCAAAACGTCTGCAGGCAATCAAAGAAGACCGAACTATTACCCGCGAAAAATACTCCGAGATCAAACTCCAGGGCCAATTCCTCCGCGTCTCGCCAAACTACGCCATCGCAGAAGCAAGCAACTTCACAACTACAAAGTACACTAATAACAAGGACATTGCTGTCACAGcactcaccaccaagaaaGACGATGCATTCTACGTCGTCCGCCACGCAGACTACCGAACCACAAACTCAGCATCTTATaaactcaaagtcaagacatCAGCTGGAACTTTGACCATCCCTCAGCTTGGCGGATCTTTATCGCTACATAGACGTGATTCAAAGATCCATGTTGTGGATTACCCAGTTGGAAAGTTCAAGTTGTTGTATAGTACTGCTGAAGTGTTTACGTGGAAGGTGTTTGGGGACAAGACTGTTCTTGTGCTTTATGGTGGTGCGGATGAAGTTCATGAGGTTGCTGTTAAGGGAcaggagaagatcaaggttATTGAGGGCGATGGGGtaaagattgagaagaagaatggcgCTGGGGTGTTTCAGTTCAAGACTAGCACGGAGCGTCGTGTTGTGCAGGCTGGATCGCTTTACATCTACCTCTTGGGTAAGGCTTTATTATCATGCTTCTGGGTACGGTGACTAATACGGCTAGATCGCAATGCTGCGTACAAGTACTGGGTACCTACTCTCCCAAGCAAAAAGAGCGGAGAGTATGGATCGTCCGTGATGAACCCCGAcgccgtcatcgtcaacggccCATATCTCGTTCGATCTGTTGCCGTCGATGGCCCCAAGCTTTCCGTCCAAGCTGACTTCAACATCACTACACCAGTTGAGATCATCGGTGCACCAAAGGGCACCTCTCGTCTGTCT
Coding sequences within:
- a CDS encoding beta-galactosidase, coding for MKFSNFFLAALAAITHAQNVLPRGARPSNILDSRALLQDIVTFDEHSLFIHGERVTIFSAEIHPFRLPVASLYPDLFQKVKAMGFNMVSFYVDWALLEGKPGEFRSEGALDLQPFIDAAHEAGIYLLARPGPYINAEVSGGGFPGWLQRVKGFLRTNATDYLEATDNYVAHVAKIIAEAQITNGGPVILYQPENEYSAAQGTPFPNHDYLKYVNDQVRKAGVVVPLINNDAWQGGTGAPGTGPGAVDIYGHDGYPVGFDCANPYTWPKDGLPTTWHAEHQKISPNTPYSIIEFQGGGFDPPGGGGFDNCYELTNHEFARIFYKNNLAAGVTIFNIYMTWGGTNWGNLGHSDGYTSYDYGAAIKEDRTITREKYSEIKLQGQFLRVSPNYAIAEASNFTTTKYTNNKDIAVTALTTKKDDAFYVVRHADYRTTNSASYKLKVKTSAGTLTIPQLGGSLSLHRRDSKIHVVDYPVGKFKLLYSTAEVFTWKVFGDKTVLVLYGGADEVHEVAVKGQEKIKVIEGDGVKIEKKNGAGVFQFKTSTERRVVQAGSLYIYLLDRNAAYKYWVPTLPSKKSGEYGSSVMNPDAVIVNGPYLVRSVAVDGPKLSVQADFNITTPVEIIGAPKGTSRLSINGKDTSFSKSKLGNWLVNPEIKLPSVKVPDLKSLDWHYIDGLPEIKKGYDDAKWRTADVKKTFNSKWPLNNSVSLYSGDYGFHAGALIFRGHFTASGSESKLKLWTFGGRAYGSSVWLDDTFLGSVTGGGNNNNDTSTYKLPKTSKGKKHVITVIVDNMGLNGNWVPGVDETKQPRGILDWHITSDSGKETKVSKWKLTGNLGGENYKDKFRGPLNEGGFFFERQGYHLPSPPLTSFKPGSPFKGLSKPGVSFFMAKLPLNLPSSTHDIPLSFAFKNNTSSTGAYRAILYVNGFQYGKYVANVGPQTTFPVPEGILNYKGDNWIGIAVWALEKSANVDGLTLTAGVPVQTGRKAVKVVEGPKYSKRQDAY